The following proteins are co-located in the Macadamia integrifolia cultivar HAES 741 unplaced genomic scaffold, SCU_Mint_v3 scaffold_190A, whole genome shotgun sequence genome:
- the LOC122071161 gene encoding cyclin-L1-1, producing the protein MIYTAIDTFYLTDEQLKNSPSRKDEIDEATETTLRIYGCDLIQESGILLRLPQAVMATAQVLFHRFYCKKSFARFNVKRVAASCVWLASKLEESPRKAKHVLMVFHRMECRRENLPIEHLDVFSKKYSELKMDLNRTERHLLKEMGFICHVEHPHKFISNYLATLETPAELRQEAWNLANDRYLAG; encoded by the exons ATGATTTACACGGCAATTGATACATTCTACCTGACGGATGAGCAGTTAAAAAACTCACCATCTAGAAAAGATGAAATTGATGAAGCTACAGAAACAACACTTAGAATTTATGGATGTGATCTCATTCAGGAAAGCGGCATTTTGCTCAGAtt ACCTCAGGCAGTAATGGCAACGGCCCAAGTTCTATTCCATCGTTTCTACTGCAAGAAGTCATTTGCTCGCTTTAATGTGAAG AGGGTCGCTGCTAGTTGTGTTTGGCTTGCCTCAAAGCTGGAGGAAAGCCCCAGGAAAGCAAAGCATGTTCTCATGGTATTCCATAGGATGGAATGTCGGAGGGAGAATTTACCTATAGAGCATTTGGATGTCTTTTCCAAG AAATATTCAGAGTTGAAGATGGACTTGAACAGAACAGAGAGGCACTTATTGAAAGAGATGGGTTTCATCTGTCATGTCGAACATCCTCATAAGTTCATATCGAACTACCTTGCCACACTCGAAACACCAGCAGAGCTGAGGCAGGAGGCTTGGAATCTTGCAAATGATAGGTACTTAGCTGGATGA
- the LOC122071174 gene encoding NPL4-like protein 1, whose translation MMMIRVRSRDGLERVTVDNPHITVSELKALIENQLRVPISNQTLSINQNLLLAKTLDDMVRFTDMSNPQTLVSSLGISHGSMIYLAYEGERTVAGPAVKPSASFGRKMTMDDLIAKQMRVSRQENPHCESVSFDRDAANAFQHYVNESLAFAVKRGGFMYGTVSEDGKVEVDFIYEPPQQGTEENLILLRDPDEENRVEAIALGLGMRKVGFIFTQTIGQNKKDYTLSNSEILQAAELQGENDLKEWVTAVVKLEVNEDGGADVHFEAFQMSDMCVRLFKESWFETDILADADPKLSRMKKDVVVGVKDTKEVDNDFFLVVVKILDHQGPLSSTFPIENRNTPVTMRALKNHLDRTKSLSFVKRISDFHLLLLLARFLDINADVPALAGCVQAQATVPEGYQLIIESMASAS comes from the exons atgatgatgatcagaGTTCGTAGCAGAGACGGCTTAGAGCGAGTGACAGTTGATAACCCTCACATCACGGTCTCGGAGCTCAAAGCCCTAATCGAGAACCAGTTGAGAGTCCCTATATCTAATCAAACCCTTTCGATAAACCAGAACTTGCTTCTTGCCAAAACCCTAGATGATATGGTTCGCTTTACAGACATGTCGAATCCCCAGACTCTCGTTTCTTCGTTGGGAATTTCCCATGGTTCGATGATTTATTTGGCTTATGAGGGTGAAAGAACGGTCGCTGGACCAGCCGTCAAGCCGTCTGCATCGTTTGGGAGGAAGATGACCATGGATGATCTAATTGCTAAGCAGATGAGGGTTAGCCGACAGGAGAATCCGCACTGTGAATCGGTGTCGTTCGATCGAGATGCAGCCAATGCGTTCCAGCATTATGTGAATGAGTCGCTAGCCTTTGCTGTTAAGCGTGGCGGATTCATGTATGGAACGGTGTCGGAGGACGGGAAGGTTGAGGTGGATTTCATCTATGAGCCTCCACAGCAGGGCACGGAAGAGAATTTGATCCTGTTGAGGGACCCTGACGAAGAAAACCGAGTAGAGGCAATTGCATTGGGGTTGGGAATGAGGAAGGTAGGCTTTATATTCACGCAGACGATCGGGCAGAATAAGAAGGATTATACGTTGTCAAATTCGGAAATTCTCCAGGCTGCTGAACTTCAGGGCGAGAATGATCTTAAGGAGTGGGTCACGGCGGTGGTTAAACTAGAAGTCAACGAGGATGGTGGTGCAGATGTTCACTTTGAAGCTTTTCAGATGAGTGATATGTGTGTGAGATTGTTTAAGGAAAGTTGGTTCGAGACTGATATCCTAGCAGATGCAGACCCGAAGCTATCTCGGATGAAGAAAGATGTAGTTGTGGGTGTGAAGGATACCAAGGAAGTTGACAACGATTTCTTCTTGGTGGTGGTTAAGATATTGGATCACCAG GGGCCACTTTCATCAACCTTCCCAATTGAGAACAGGAATACCCCAGTAACAATGAGGGCCCTAAAGAATCACCTGGATCGGACAAAGAGCCTCTCATTTGTGAAGCGAATTTCCGATTTTCACTTGCTGCTTTTACTGGCCAGGTTTTTAGACATAAATGCTGATGTTCCTGCATTGGCTGGATGTGTACAGGCACAGGCAACCGTTCCAGAAGGATACCAGCTTATAATCGAGTCCATGGCCAGTGCTTCTTGA